The Magnolia sinica isolate HGM2019 chromosome 10, MsV1, whole genome shotgun sequence genome includes a window with the following:
- the LOC131257403 gene encoding uncharacterized protein LOC131257403 — protein MKWEFERSSFNEFSPSILHRKQPLIRFHLSFNQVAFFLMKCHIKEAAISHAQPFSLDSAKRKEEWLIEELRKFEVPKALEEIYYSKYKPRRSSFTSSIQVRKNYVPVGR, from the exons ATGAAATGGGAATTTGAACGCAGCAGTTTCAATGAGTTTTCTCCGTCGATTCTCCACCGAAAACAGCCTTTGATCCGTTTCCATCTCTCCTTCAATCAGGTAGCTTTCTTTCTGATGAAATGCCACATCAAGGAGGCTGCAATATCTCATGCACAGCCATTTTCTCTCGATAGT gctaaaagaaaagaagaatggtTGATTGAGGAGCTAAGGAAATTTGAGGTCCCCAAAGCTTTGGAAGAAATATATTACTCAAAATACAAACCAAGGAGGAGCAGTTTTACCTCAAGCATACAGGTGAGAAAGAACTATGTTCCAGTAGGGAGATAG